The genomic region ATAACAGGCGGAATTCTGTTAAGCCCGCTGAACATTACAAACATCATCCAGCAGAACGCATATATACTGATACTTACAACAGGAATGCTGCTGTGCATCCTGACATGCGGAAACATTGACCTTTCGGTCGGCTCAGTCGCGGGATTTATCGGCGCAGTGTCGGCGGTGTTTATTTTGAAAATTAATATGCCGGTTTTTCCCGCCATTTTAATATCACTGCTGATTGGGGTCTTAATAGGCGCCTGGCACGGTTTCTGGATCGCTTATGTAGGTGTTCCCGCGTTTATCACAACACTGGCCGGAATGCTAATTTTCAGGGGGCTCACGATGGTTATCCTCCAGGGAATGAGCCTTGCGCCGTTCCCCAAATCGTACACGTTCATATCGGCGGGTTTTATCCCCGATATTGCCAACATAGAAGGCATAAATCTTCTGGCAATAATAACCGGCATTGTGGCTTCGGCGCTGTACATACTGAGCCAGGTAAATGACAGGAAAAACAAGAAAAAATACAATTTTGAGGTTTCATCCACAGGCGCATTCCTGGCAAAAATCGCGGCCATTGTCGCAGTCATAAACGCCTTCACCTATTCGCTTGCAAGGTACAAGGGAATCCCGGCGGTGCTTATTATCGTGGTTTCACTGGTCTTAATATATTCATTCATCACAAATAAAACAATACCGGGAAGGCATATTTATGCCTATGGCGGCAATCCCAAAGCAGCCAAACTTTCAGGCGTGAAGACCAAAAAGGTTTTGTTTTGGGTATATGTAAACATGGGCTTCCTTGCTGCTCTCGCAGGAATTATTTTTACCGGGAGGCTTAATTCTGCCACACCTAAGGCCGGAAACGGCTTTGAACTGGACGCCATTGCCTCGTGTTTTATCGGCGGGGCCTCCACAACCGGCGGTATCGGTACCGTCGTCGGGGCGATAGTCGGGGGCCTCTTAATGGGGGTTCTTAATAACGGCATGTCCATACTGGGCGTCAGCATAGACTGGCAACAAGCAATTAAAGGCGTGGTTCTCCTTGCCGCCGTTTCCTTCGACGTGTATTCAAAATCGAGATCAAGGTCTGTTTAAACATATCCGCAGGAAATTAACACCTACGGAATTTGTCGGTAAGTTCCGCACTTCACGGAAAACTTACGGCGCGCCGACATACTCCTCCGGCCTGATGCATGGGCGGCCAGAGCATAAATATTGTGCAATACCGGAAAAAACGCTCCATTTTCCGCACCTCACCTAAAGTTTCCGGTATTGCACAATTATTTTGAGAAAACCAGCGCAATTTCATTGAAGGTTTTTTATTGAAGGGAATAAAAGCGGTGTGATATAATGATGCAAACATTATCAGAATTTGTTGAGGAAGTGCAGCTTATGGAGGAGCTCAGGCGGGAATACCTGAAAAACGTAAAACGTATTGTAATTAAGGTCGGTACCTCCACCCTAACGCATGAAACGGGGCGGATTAACCTCTTAAGAATGGACAGGCTCGCGATGACAATTTCAGAGCTGATAAACGAGGGATATGAGGTAATCCTTGTATCCTCGGGCGCGATCGGAGTGGGCATGGGCAAACTGAGCCTGAAGGAACGGCCTCAGGTAATGGGTATGAAACAGGCCCTTGCAGCCATAGGCCAGTGCGAACTGATGAATATTTACAGCAAAATGTTTGCTTCATACAACCAGATAGTTGCGCAGATTTTGCTTACAAAAAACGATGTGGATGACGATATAAAAAAAAGGAACATTGAAAATACTTTTGAACACCTGCTGGAAAAACACGTGCTTCCGATTGTCAATGAGAACGATACCGTTTCGACCGACGAAATAAGCTCAATGGATCACTTCGGGGACAACGATACGTTGTCCGCCGTCGTGGCGAAACTGGTAAACGCCGACCTGCTGATTATTCTTTCGGATATAAACGGGTTTTATGACTCGGATCCGAGGGAAAACAAAAACTCAAAGCTGATAGACACCGTAACCGAAATAGATGACCGCGTAATGCGGTGCGCGGGCGGCGAAGGCACTAAATTGGGCACCGGGGGCATGGTAACAAAGCTGAACGCCGCGAAAATAGTCATAAACGCGGGAATACATATGGTGCTGGCAAACGGCTGCGATCCGTTTATCATTTTTGATATCCTGCGCGGCGAAAAAATCGGAACTTTTTTCGTCGCAAAAAGATAAAAATTTATGAAATTCATCAAATATCGATAAAATATTTATGAATGTTTTTCCAGGAATATAATGGTAATTTTTTGTCTGACCTGATATATAGGCAAACAAAAAATTTTTAATGGAAAAAATTTAAACTTGTTTTAGAAAAAATAACCTCAAATACTTGACTTTGGTGGATTTTCATTATAAAATGATGTCGAAATTAAGTGCGGGAGGTTATCTTGTATGAACAAAGCAGAATTAGTCAATGTTATAGCCGCTAAATCAGGCTTAAGCAAGAAGAATAGCGAAGCTGCACTGAATGCAACTCTCTCTGCTATAGAAGAAGCTTTGGTTGCCGGCGAAAAAGTTGTGCTTGTGGGTTTCGGTACGTTCGAAGTTAAGCAAAGAGCCGAAAGAAAAGGAAGAAATCCTCAGACCAAGGAAGAGATCGTAATTCCTGCTTCCAAAGCACCCGTATTCAAGCCTGGTAAAGGGCTGAAAGACAAGGTTAACGGATAAAAAAACTGAAAAAAGTGAAAATAAAATGCTCTGCATAAAGCAGAGCATTTTATTTTTATCCGAGAACGGATATAAGCGCTCCCGTAAGAATTCCGGCCAGGTTTCCGAGAAGGGGAAACCTTCCCCTGTAAGCGGTGCGGGATTCATTAATCAGTTCTCCGAGGCTTACATAAAGCATCGCGCCACCCGCAGTCCCGAGGCATATCGCAGAAAACATGTCGGATATGCTTCCGAAGGCCGCTCCGAAAAATGCCCCTATCCCCATCGGAATACCTGAAAGAATTGTAATCAGAAACACTTTCAGCGGTTTTATTCTGCCCATTCTCAGTGGAATTGCCATCGCCATCCCTTCAGGAATATCATGAAGAAGTATCGCCACCGACAGCGTTATTCCAACGCTTGTCCCCGACTGAAAACCCGCCCCCACGGCAAATCCCTCCGGGAGGTTGTGAAGCGCCACGGCAAGCACCATCATCCAGCCTGACAGCATAATCGGGTTTGTGTCACGGTACGCGTCAGCCGGTTTATTTTTGCCGCTTTTCCTGTAAAAAGACCTCAAATATTCGTCTACGAAGATAATCATTATTACTCCTGCTAAAAGTCCTACGGACGTGTGAAAAAATCCCGACGTCTTATAGCCCTCGGGCAAGAGTTCCATGCAAACCGTGCTAATCATAATTCCGCTTGTAAACTCAAGCAGTGTGCTCTGAACCCTGTCCGAAAGCGAAACGGGGATAAAAGCCGTTAATCCGCCTATTCCTGTCCCTATTAAACCCGTAATCAGGCCCTTAAGGGTTATTGACAGAAGGCTGTTGACGGTAACCGTAATATTAATCCCTCCCCGTCACCCGTTCCTATCATATATATGAAACAAGGCATAAAAAAAGAATTCACCCACGGTGAATTCTTCGTCTTTATATAAATTTTTGTCTTCACTTCTTTTTGTCAATGAAATATGAAGGAACATTCAAAGGCTTAGGCGTGTACGCGCTCGCAATTTTTTTCGCGTTATTTATGTTTTTTATCTCCTGTCCGAATTGGTTCTGGAGCGCTACCGCGTTTTCATATCCCTGTTTTTCTATTTTTATTATCTCTTCAACAAGGGCCGTAATTTGCTCAATAAGGCTTTTTAATTCGCTGCAGCCTTCAATGCCGGTGTCCTCAAGCTGGGTCAGACTCTCTATGCCCAAAAGCTTTTTTAAGGCGTCAGAAGCCTTCAAAAAGGCATCATCCAGTTTTCCTATATAGTCTATTATCTCATCCTTTTTGTTAAGCACCCTTTCGACTTCGTCAAGGCGCTGCTCCCTGAATGCCTCGTCCTGCTTTTCGGACAATGCTTTCAGCTGCTTCAGCAGCTCCAGCTTTTTAGCCGAGAGTTTAATCATCTGTTCCAGAATGGTTTGTTCCTGCATTTTACCCACCACGGTTAATTTTATTCACCGGCTGCAGCGGCACTGCTTCTTGTCTGCTTTCTGGCAATTCTCATCGCCTGCTCCCATGTATCCCTGAGCTCTTTTGCAAATTCCAGCACTTCGTCGAGGATTTCGCAGCTTTTCTTCACGTTGGCCTCAATAAGCCTTCTGAGCATAAAATCATACAGCATTTCCAGGTTGTTTGCTATTTCGTATTTTTTATCAAGGGTGGACATCAGTTCGGAAACTATGTCCTGCGCCCTTAAAATGTTTTCATTGGCTCCTTCAATATCTTTTTTTGAAATCGCATTCTGGGCCTTCATTATGAATTTTATAAGCCCGTTATACAGCATCAGCGTAAGCTCTTCCGGACTTGCGGTATATACGCTGTTCTCTCTGTACTGGTTATAAGCTGCCATGTTCATAAATCAATTCCTCCGTTAAAATCAGATGAACCCGATTATTGCCGGTACACCCCCAACTGGGCGAAAAGCCAGCTTAACTGGGAATTCATCTGACTCATATATTTTTCCAGCTCGGTAAATTTCCTGTAATAGCTTTCCTCTTTTTCAGCCAGCCTCGTATACATTTCATTTATTCTTTCTTCGAAAGCCCTAATTTCTTTTGAAAGGCTGCTTTCATACTGGCTCAAATCGCCTTCCATTCCGGCCTTTTCAAGAAGAATTCCTTTATACCCTTCTTTGTTTCGCAGTGTTGATATATAATCGTTAAGAATATCCGATATTCTGTGCAGCAATCCCTGTTCCTTGTATCTTACATTGCGCTGCTCCTGAGTAAGATCGCGATCATAAAGGGGAACGCTGTCTGAAGTCTTTATAAACAGTTCCCTTACTTCATCGGGCCTGTCCCTGAGGGCTGCCTTCAGCTTGTCTTCATCTATTGAAAGCTTGCCTTTATCCAGATAGGAATTTGATGAAATGCCTATCGACGAAAGGCTGATTCCCACTCCTTCAACGGCGTCTATCAGGGCAACGCGCATGCTCCGCTGAATCTGTTGGAGTATTGAGTCGTTTCTGAGCAAACCTGTCTTAGCCTTTTCTTCCCACTTCTTTATTTCATCTTCTGTCAGTTCTTCCTTTTCATCGTCGGTCAGCGGGAAGTAATTCCTGTCATATTTTTCAGTCAGTTTGGTATTGAACATGTCCACCAGCTTGTTGTATTCGTCAACAAAGCTTTTTATTAAATTATAAACGGTGTCAATGTCCCGTTCGACGGTAATTGTCGCGGAGCCTTGCCCTTCATGCACTTTCTTGAGGGTGTATTCAATGCCGTTTACGGTAAATGTGTTGGAGCTTCTGACAATCTCAACTCCGTCTATTTCCACCTTGGCATCCTGACCGGATTTTTCCGTATATCCTGAAAGAATAGCCTTTAAAAACGGATCAACGTTACCATTATTCCCCAAATCAATATTTTTACCGGCGCCGGTCTGTTTTGCCGTTATAATGAACCTATCTTCTATTTCATCGTAACTTAATGTCACCTTTGCATCAGAGTCATTATTAACCGTGCTCATCACTTTTTGGAGTGTATCATTTGCAGAAAATGTAAAAGTTTTACCGTTAATCGTGAATGAAACATTCCCGTTTTCATCAATAAACTTAAGAGTCTCATTATTCTGCGAACTTCTGAGTTTATTTTCCAGATCTCTTAAAGTAATGCCGGTCGACAGACGGTTTGACGCCCCCGAAGCAATTCCGAGAATTGATAACCCATCGTTGCTTCCTGATGAAAGCGTAAGCTTGGATGCGCCATTCGTCGTTGAAAAATAAATTTTACCGTCTTCATTAGTTCCGACAACTATTTTTCTTACCACATTATTTTGGCCGTCTGTAGTTAAACCGAAAGCCTCATCAAGCCGATCTTGAAGTTCCTCAACAAAATTTGAGCCACCCGGCAGTTCGATTTCCTTCGTTACTCCGTCAAGGGTTACTTTAATTGTCTTTCCTTCCAGCGCCTCTGAATCTAATGACTTCAAATCGG from Thermoclostridium stercorarium subsp. stercorarium DSM 8532 harbors:
- the proB gene encoding glutamate 5-kinase, whose amino-acid sequence is MMQTLSEFVEEVQLMEELRREYLKNVKRIVIKVGTSTLTHETGRINLLRMDRLAMTISELINEGYEVILVSSGAIGVGMGKLSLKERPQVMGMKQALAAIGQCELMNIYSKMFASYNQIVAQILLTKNDVDDDIKKRNIENTFEHLLEKHVLPIVNENDTVSTDEISSMDHFGDNDTLSAVVAKLVNADLLIILSDINGFYDSDPRENKNSKLIDTVTEIDDRVMRCAGGEGTKLGTGGMVTKLNAAKIVINAGIHMVLANGCDPFIIFDILRGEKIGTFFVAKR
- the fliS gene encoding flagellar export chaperone FliS gives rise to the protein MNMAAYNQYRENSVYTASPEELTLMLYNGLIKFIMKAQNAISKKDIEGANENILRAQDIVSELMSTLDKKYEIANNLEMLYDFMLRRLIEANVKKSCEILDEVLEFAKELRDTWEQAMRIARKQTRSSAAAAGE
- the flgN gene encoding flagellar export chaperone FlgN, translated to MQEQTILEQMIKLSAKKLELLKQLKALSEKQDEAFREQRLDEVERVLNKKDEIIDYIGKLDDAFLKASDALKKLLGIESLTQLEDTGIEGCSELKSLIEQITALVEEIIKIEKQGYENAVALQNQFGQEIKNINNAKKIASAYTPKPLNVPSYFIDKKK
- the fliD gene encoding flagellar filament capping protein FliD, which gives rise to MSGINNINKYSTMRLVGIATGLDTDTIVKQLMFVEKQSLYKLQRQKQLAEWKQEAYREFINALRGFKEKFFDITKRTSYMLSENSFNVFKVISSSDEYVTAKGTASAQAGSHKVVVKQLATAAVVEGGKGVSGNITTGVTVSDLKSLDSEALEGKTIKVTLDGVTKEIELPGGSNFVEELQDRLDEAFGLTTDGQNNVVRKIVVGTNEDGKIYFSTTNGASKLTLSSGSNDGLSILGIASGASNRLSTGITLRDLENKLRSSQNNETLKFIDENGNVSFTINGKTFTFSANDTLQKVMSTVNNDSDAKVTLSYDEIEDRFIITAKQTGAGKNIDLGNNGNVDPFLKAILSGYTEKSGQDAKVEIDGVEIVRSSNTFTVNGIEYTLKKVHEGQGSATITVERDIDTVYNLIKSFVDEYNKLVDMFNTKLTEKYDRNYFPLTDDEKEELTEDEIKKWEEKAKTGLLRNDSILQQIQRSMRVALIDAVEGVGISLSSIGISSNSYLDKGKLSIDEDKLKAALRDRPDEVRELFIKTSDSVPLYDRDLTQEQRNVRYKEQGLLHRISDILNDYISTLRNKEGYKGILLEKAGMEGDLSQYESSLSKEIRAFEERINEMYTRLAEKEESYYRKFTELEKYMSQMNSQLSWLFAQLGVYRQ
- a CDS encoding HU family DNA-binding protein; translated protein: MNKAELVNVIAAKSGLSKKNSEAALNATLSAIEEALVAGEKVVLVGFGTFEVKQRAERKGRNPQTKEEIVIPASKAPVFKPGKGLKDKVNG
- the mmsB gene encoding multiple monosaccharide ABC transporter permease, yielding MKKLNLLLGGNLRQYVMIIALVVVIIFFQIITGGILLSPLNITNIIQQNAYILILTTGMLLCILTCGNIDLSVGSVAGFIGAVSAVFILKINMPVFPAILISLLIGVLIGAWHGFWIAYVGVPAFITTLAGMLIFRGLTMVILQGMSLAPFPKSYTFISAGFIPDIANIEGINLLAIITGIVASALYILSQVNDRKNKKKYNFEVSSTGAFLAKIAAIVAVINAFTYSLARYKGIPAVLIIVVSLVLIYSFITNKTIPGRHIYAYGGNPKAAKLSGVKTKKVLFWVYVNMGFLAALAGIIFTGRLNSATPKAGNGFELDAIASCFIGGASTTGGIGTVVGAIVGGLLMGVLNNGMSILGVSIDWQQAIKGVVLLAAVSFDVYSKSRSRSV
- a CDS encoding ZIP family metal transporter, translating into MELLPEGYKTSGFFHTSVGLLAGVIMIIFVDEYLRSFYRKSGKNKPADAYRDTNPIMLSGWMMVLAVALHNLPEGFAVGAGFQSGTSVGITLSVAILLHDIPEGMAMAIPLRMGRIKPLKVFLITILSGIPMGIGAFFGAAFGSISDMFSAICLGTAGGAMLYVSLGELINESRTAYRGRFPLLGNLAGILTGALISVLG